The Rhodothermus marinus DSM 4252 DNA segment GTGCATGGCCGGACCGTGATAGATGTTTTCGGGCAGCCAGAGCGCCCGCGTCGTCCCTTCCCCTTCGGTCAGGAGCTGCTCGATGACCGTGCGGGAGTGATCCCGGGAGCCGTTATCGACGATCAGCAGCGATACGTCCGGGTAGTAGTGCCGGAAGGAACGCACGGCCACTTCCAGCAGCTCGGGCGTCTGGTAGTTGACGACGACGGCCGTAACGGGCAGCGACATGGCCCTGCAGGTTGCAACAAAAAAGGCGACGAGCCTGCAACGCCGGCCCGTCGCCCGTGGATTCCGTTCGGATGGGCTCAGCGTTCGACGCGTCCGGAGCCCGTGCCCTGCGCCAGCTTCTCCACCTCCGCCGCGCTCACCAGATTGAAATCCCCCGGAATCGTCTGCTTCAAACACGACGCCGCCACCGCAAACTCCAACGCCTCCCGCGTGTCACCCTTCGTCAACAACCCATAAATCAAGCCCCCCGCAAACGCATCGCCCCCTCCAACCCGGTCCACCAGCTGAATCTCATACCGACGCGACCGATAACCCTCCCGACAGTCCCGATCGTCCACCATCAACGCACTCCAGCCGTTGACCGACGCCGAATAACTCTCCCGCAACGTGATCGCCACCGCCTCAAACCCAAACGTCCGCTTCAGCTCCTGCGCCAGCTCCCGATAGGCCGCCTCGTCCAGCTTCCCCGCCTCCACGTCCACCCCCTTCGGCTTAATCCCCAGACTCTTCTCCGCATCCTCCTCGTTCCCTATGCACACGTCCACGTATTCCATCAACGACCGCATCACCCGCTGCGCATCCTCCACGCTCCAGAGCTTGGCCCGGTAGTTCAAATCCGCACTCACCTTCACCCCCAGCCGACGCGCCACCTCCAGCGCCCGACGAAGCTCCGAGCGCACCGCCTCGCCCAAAGCCGGCGTGATCCCCGTCCAGTGAAACCACCGCGCCCCCTCCAGCACCTGCTCCCAGTCAACCTCCCCCTCGCGAAGCGTCGTGATCGCCGCATGCGCCCGGTCGTAAATCACCTTCGAAGGCCGCTGACTGGCCCCCGTCTCCAGAAAGTAAATCCCGATCCGATCCCCGCCCCGCACAATGAAATCCGTCCGCACCCCGAACCGACGCAAATGATTGACCGCCGCCTGACCAATCTCGTGCTTGGGAAGCTTCGTCACGAAGTAACTCTCCAGCCCGTAGTTGGCCAGCGACACGGCCACGTTCGCCTCCCCGCCCCCGAACGTCACCTCGAACGTCGACGCCTGCACAAACCGACTGAAACCCGGCGTCGACAGCCGCAACATGATCTCTCCAAACGTAACTACTTTCATGGCTGCTGCTCCGATTGGTTACTGGGCCCGTGCCTGTCGAATGCTTTCCATGAGCGTGCGTGCGTTTTCGGTGAGCTTCTCCCAGCGCCCCTCAGCGATCGCCGCCCGGTCCAGCAGCGCGCTGCCCACCCCCACCGCACACGCCCCCGCCCGAAGCCACTCGCCCGCGTTCGTGAGCGTCACCCCACCGGTGGGCATCAGCTTGAGCTGCGGCATCGGCGCTTTAATCGCTCGGAAAAACGCCATCCCCACCACGTCGGCCGGAAACACCTTCACAATGTCGGCCCCGGCCTCGTGCGCCGCCAGAATCTCCGTCGGCGTAAAGGCGCCCGGAAGCGCCGGCACGTCGTAGCGGTGCGCCGTCTGGATGATCTCCGGCTTGAAGACCGGACTGACCACGTAGCGGGCCCCGGCTTCGATGACCAGACGGGCCGTCTCGGCGTCGAGCACGCTCCCGGCGCCCACCAGCGCCACATCGCCCAGGCGACGCGCGACTTCTTCGATCATCTGAAAGGCGCGCGGCACGCTCATCGTGATTTCGATGGCCGTCACGCCGCCTTCACAGATGGCTTCCACCACGCGCACCAGGCGCTCGGGGTCGCTCATGCGGATGACGGCCACCGCCCCGCGCCGGATCAATTCCGAAACAATCTCGTGGCGCATGGCTCTTTACCAGTTGAACATGGTGCCGTCTTCCTTGCGGTTGACGGGCAGATAGGCGCGCTCGTACGGATAGCGCGCCGCCAGCTCCTCGTTGAAGTCCACGCCCAGCCCCGGCGCATCGCCCGGATGCAGGTAGCCATCCTGGAAGTAGTAGGCATGCGGGAAGACCTCGTCGGTCTCGGGCGTGTGGCGCATGTATTCCTGGATGCCGAAGTTGGGCACCCACAGGTCGAAGTGCAGCGCGGCCGCCATCGTGATGGGCGACAGGTCCGTCGCCCCGTGGAAGCCCGTGCGCACGTGGTAGAGTTCGGCCAGCGCCGCCACTTTGCGCATGTGCGTGATGCCGCCGCCGCGCAGGACGGACGTCCGCAGATAGTCGATGAGCTGCTCGGTGATGAGCAGGTGCGCGTCGTAGATCGAATTGAACACCTCCCCGACGGCCAGCGGCGTGGTGGTGTGCTGGCGAATCCACCGGAAGCTCTCCTGCAGCTCGGCCGGCACCGGGTCTTCGAGCCAGAACAGATGGTAGGGCTCCAGCTCTTTACCCAGGCGGGCCGCCTCGATGGGCGTCAGCCGGTGGTGGACGTCGTGCAGCAGGTGCACGTCGTCGCCGTAGACGTCGCGCAGGCGCTGGAAGAGTTTGGGAATGAAGTTCAGATACTTTTCGGTGGACCAGATGTGTTCGGGCGGCAGGCCCTTTTCGGCGGGCTCGTAGAAGAGCTTTCCGCGCCCGACTCCGTAGGTGGTGGGCAGGCCCGGGATGCCGCATTGCGCCCGCACGGCCTTGTAGCCCATCTCCAGGTAGCGGCCCACCTCATCGACGACCTCTTCGATGTCGCCGCCGCTGGCGTGGCCGTAGACCATCACGCCGTAGCGGCTGGGCCCGCCCAGCAGGTTGTAAACGGGCGTGTTCAGCGCCTTGCCCTTGATGTCCCAGAGCGCCATATCGACGGCCGCGATGGCGCTCATCGTGACCGGACCGCGCCGCCAGTAGGCCCCTTTGTACAGGTACTGCCAGATGTCTTCGATCTGGAACGGATCGCGGCCGATCAGGCAGGGAATCACATGTTCTTCGAGATAGGCGACGACGGCCATTTCCCGGCCGTTCAGCGTGGCATCGCCCAGCCCGTAGATGCCTTCGTCCGTGTAGAGCTTCAGCGTAACGAAGTTGCGGCCGGGCGAGCAGACGAACACCTTTCCGTCGGTGATCTTCATAGATGACTTACTTCTGTTAGCGGTTGATGGTTATTCGAGGTATCCAAAGACACGAGGCAGCCAGAGGCTCAGCTCCGGCAGGTACGTCACCAGCAGCAGTGCGATGATCATCGCCGCGTACATGGGCAAGAGCGAGCGCAGCACGCGCGTCATGGGCGTCTGCGTCACGCCCAGTCCCACGAACAGCACGGTCCCCACGGGCGGCGTGCAGAGTCCGATGCAGAGATTGAGCACCAGGATGATCCCGAAGTGAATGGGATCGATGCCCAGGTTCAGCGCCACCGGCAGAAAGATCGGGGTGAAAATCAGCACGGCGGGCGTCATGTCCATGAACGTCCCGACGGCCAGCAGCACGAAGTTGATGATCAGCAGAATCAGGATCTTGTTGTCGGTCAGGGCCAGCAGCGCCTGGCTGACGCCCTGGGGAATCTGCTCGTAGGCCAGGATCCACGACATGGCCATCGAGGTGGCGATGAGCAGCAGCACGATGGCGGTCGTGGAAGAAGCTTCGAGCAGCACGCGGGGTAGATCCCGCAGCCGCAACTCGCGGTAGAGCAGCGCCAGAATCAGCGCGTAGAGCACGGCCACGGCGGCAGCCTCGGTGGCTGTGAAGATGCCCGCGATGATGCCGCCGATCACGATCACCAGCAGCAGCAGGCTGGGGGCAGCGTCCCAGAACGTGCTCCATAGACGGCGGAGGCTGGGCCGACCGGCCACCGGGTAGCGCCGCTTCCAGGCGATCCAGCCGGCCACCAGCATGAGCATCAGACCGACAAGAATGCCCGGGATGTAGCCCGCCAGAAACAG contains these protein-coding regions:
- the manD gene encoding D-mannonate dehydratase ManD: MKITDGKVFVCSPGRNFVTLKLYTDEGIYGLGDATLNGREMAVVAYLEEHVIPCLIGRDPFQIEDIWQYLYKGAYWRRGPVTMSAIAAVDMALWDIKGKALNTPVYNLLGGPSRYGVMVYGHASGGDIEEVVDEVGRYLEMGYKAVRAQCGIPGLPTTYGVGRGKLFYEPAEKGLPPEHIWSTEKYLNFIPKLFQRLRDVYGDDVHLLHDVHHRLTPIEAARLGKELEPYHLFWLEDPVPAELQESFRWIRQHTTTPLAVGEVFNSIYDAHLLITEQLIDYLRTSVLRGGGITHMRKVAALAELYHVRTGFHGATDLSPITMAAALHFDLWVPNFGIQEYMRHTPETDEVFPHAYYFQDGYLHPGDAPGLGVDFNEELAARYPYERAYLPVNRKEDGTMFNW
- a CDS encoding TRAP transporter large permease; translation: MEWIAVLILVVSFAVLLLLGVPIAVCIGLATILTMLPSMPLAPALTTEAQRIATGLDSFTLLAIPFFILAGHLMNRGGIARRLVNFAEAALGMLPGALAHVNILAAMLFGAISGSAAAAASAIGSIMAPHMEREGYDKGYSVAVNVTSATTGLLIPPSNILIVYSLASGGTSIAALFLAGYIPGILVGLMLMLVAGWIAWKRRYPVAGRPSLRRLWSTFWDAAPSLLLLVIVIGGIIAGIFTATEAAAVAVLYALILALLYRELRLRDLPRVLLEASSTTAIVLLLIATSMAMSWILAYEQIPQGVSQALLALTDNKILILLIINFVLLAVGTFMDMTPAVLIFTPIFLPVALNLGIDPIHFGIILVLNLCIGLCTPPVGTVLFVGLGVTQTPMTRVLRSLLPMYAAMIIALLLVTYLPELSLWLPRVFGYLE
- a CDS encoding sugar kinase — its product is MKVVTFGEIMLRLSTPGFSRFVQASTFEVTFGGGEANVAVSLANYGLESYFVTKLPKHEIGQAAVNHLRRFGVRTDFIVRGGDRIGIYFLETGASQRPSKVIYDRAHAAITTLREGEVDWEQVLEGARWFHWTGITPALGEAVRSELRRALEVARRLGVKVSADLNYRAKLWSVEDAQRVMRSLMEYVDVCIGNEEDAEKSLGIKPKGVDVEAGKLDEAAYRELAQELKRTFGFEAVAITLRESYSASVNGWSALMVDDRDCREGYRSRRYEIQLVDRVGGGDAFAGGLIYGLLTKGDTREALEFAVAASCLKQTIPGDFNLVSAAEVEKLAQGTGSGRVER
- a CDS encoding bifunctional 4-hydroxy-2-oxoglutarate aldolase/2-dehydro-3-deoxy-phosphogluconate aldolase, with product MRHEIVSELIRRGAVAVIRMSDPERLVRVVEAICEGGVTAIEITMSVPRAFQMIEEVARRLGDVALVGAGSVLDAETARLVIEAGARYVVSPVFKPEIIQTAHRYDVPALPGAFTPTEILAAHEAGADIVKVFPADVVGMAFFRAIKAPMPQLKLMPTGGVTLTNAGEWLRAGACAVGVGSALLDRAAIAEGRWEKLTENARTLMESIRQARAQ